Genomic DNA from Rhodoferax mekongensis:
CGCAATCGGCCGCGGCACGATGAGGCTGGCCATGAGCTTGTAGCGCTGGTAGGCGGTGATCTGTGAAAAGTCGACTTCGGTCATGCGCAACGTGCACGCAAGGGACGTGCCGCTAAACCGGAGTGGAGAAGTCTGCTATCAAAATAGAAGCTGCCCGCGCACATTCCGTAGGAGTTGCGGGCACTTTTTACCTAAAAATGCCTGCGACGCTGATCAGGCGGTCGCTGCGGTGAACGCAATCTCCAGCAGATAGTCCGGGCTGGCCATCTCGGCGCTCACGCACACACGGGCCGGTGCGCAACCCTCTGGGAGCCATGCTTGCCACGCGGCGTTGAAGGCTGCACGGTCAGCCATGTGCTTGAGGTAGATGGTGGCAATCAGCAAGCGGCTTTTGTCGCTACCGGCCAGCGCCAACGTGCGCTCGGCTTGTGCAAACACAGCCTGCGATTGGCTGGTGATGTCGGTGCCACTTTCGGGCACTTCCACAAAATAAGCAGTGCCGTTGTGCACCACCGCGTCCGACCATTGGGCGGCGGGGTTGATGCGTTGGATGGGGGAGACTGTCATAGGGAATCCTGTTCAGAGCTTGACGCTTTGGCGCATCCTACTTGAGGCGGCGTTTTCCGCCTTTTACCGGCTTGGCCGCTTGCGGCAGCGTCATCGTGTCCAGCTGCAGCATGGTGTCCAGGTGGCTCATGAAGTGGTGCAGGTAGGCGGGAGACAGGTCTTGCATCAGACCCAAAGTGCGCAGCACCAGCCGGTGGGAGTTGAGCGGACCGGCGTTGGCGGGGCCTTGTTGCAGCGCGTGCTCCACCTGGTCTTGCACCTTCATGCGTTGCCACGACTGGCGGAACTGCTGCACACTTTTCAGTTCCACAGCGCCCGCGGGGCTGAATGCCGCCGCCGCGTTTTCGGACCCTGTGGCGGAGCTTTGCATGCTGCGGTTCAGGGCCTTCAGGGCGTTGAGGCCATTGCGAGGAATCGCTGTGCGCGGCCGCACCTGAAGCTGGCGCATGCGCTCCAGCAGGGTGGGCATGGCGTGCGACGCGTCAGTCATGGGCAGCTTGCGTACCCTTGGGCACCGGGGCCATTTCCACGCGGCGGTTCAGGGCCCGGCCGCTCTCGCTCTGGTTGGATGCCACGGGCTGCTGTGCGCCAAAAGCCGCCGCAAACACGCGCGAGGCGGGCATGCCCTCTTCAATGAGCGCGCGCGTCACGGTGAGCGAGCGTTGGGCGGAAAGCTCCAGGTTGTCGGCAAAGTGGCGGTTGGCCCCCGAGACGGCTATGTTGTCCGTAAAGCCGCTGACCATGAGCATCTCATCCCGTTCACCCAGGTAGACCTGCAGTGGCGGAACCAGGCTTTTGAGCAACTGCCGCCCATCGGAGCGCAGTTGGTCGGAGTTGACGGCAAACAGCACACTGCCGCTGATGCCGATGCGCCCGTTGTTCAAGGTTACGCGGCCTGACTGCAAGGGAATGGCCAAGGCCTTCTCCAGCGCCATGCGGCGCTGTTCTTCCTGCTGGCGTTTTTTGACTTCGGATTCGAGGTTGGCGACTAGGTCCATCTGCACGACCAATACACCTACCAGAATCAGCACAAACGCCCCCAGCAGGCCGGCCATCAGGTCGCCAAAAGTAGCCCAGACCGGGGCGCTATCGACCCCGCTGTCGTCCATGGTGTCGATGTCCGTCATCACGCAGTCCCTGCGCTAGCGACGGCCTGATTGCGCAGCTTGCGAAGGTCTTCCACCACGGCCTTTTGCGAGCTCAGGCTGAGGTCGATCACCTCACGCGCCTGGGCCACGTAGTAGGCCAGTTGCTCGTCGCTGCGCTCCATGGATTGGTTGACTGCCGCCTCCACCCCTTGCAGGCTCTGGACCAGCTGCTCGCTGGTGCCCACAAACAGTTCCACCGCTTGCTGGAAGCTGCTGCCCAAGTGGGAGAGTTCGGTGGCACTGCCACCCACTTGCGCAGCCAGGTGGTCGGCCTTGTCGGCTTGAAGCGCCAAGGTTTGCGAAAACTGCTCCTGCACTTGCAGCAGCGTGTGGCCGGTGTTGGCGACCAAGGTGTCGATGGCGACGCGCTGGCCCTGCGTGGTGGCCTCGGCCGATTGCAGCACGCCGTGCAGCCGCTCCATGAGCTGTTGGCGCTCTTGCAGTGCAAGCGTGTCACGTTCGACCAGCTGGGTCATGCCGGTGCGCAGTTGCAAGGTCAGCTCGCTGATACGAGCCGCCGCCGCTTCGCTGCGGGCGGCCTCTTCCGCACGCAAGTCGCTCAGTCCGATGCGCCACAGGGTGGTAAGTTGGTCCATGCGGGCCTGCTGCTGTTCTGCCCACGCGGCTTCGGCCTGCTGTTGGGTAGCGACCAACGCTTCAGATTGCGTCAGCACACGGGCCATGCCGGCAATAGTCGCACTTGCTTGGCTGGCGGTGTGCTCGGTGATGGTGGCCACGTTGGCTTCCAGCGTGCGGGCCAAAGCCTGCTGCTGGGCCTGCGCGTGTTCGCCCGCGCGCTGCCATTCGGTCTGCAGGCTGGCGGTGCTCTCATTCAGGGCGCGTGCCCAGTCGGCCGTCAGGGTGTGGGTGCCTTCGTGGAAGGCGGCTTGTACGCCCTGGAGTTGCGCTTGCAAAGCTTCACGCATCTGCGTGTGTTGTTGGCGCGTCTCCGCCACCAGCTGCTGCAGGGCGGATTCCATCACCGGCACGATGGCTTCGCTGGTTTGCTTCGCACCCGCCAACAGGCTGTCTTGCAGGCTTTGCCCTACGGCAGTGGCCAGGCCGGTGTAAGCGCGGCCGACGTCGGCATGGAAGGCTTGTTGCTGGGCTTCGAGCCGGGTGTTCAGGGCCAGGTTGCGTTGCTCGATCTGCTCCATCAACTTGGCGAGTTGCTCTGCCACCGCAGGCAGTGCCTGCACCTGCTGCTGCTGGGCCAGGAGCCCTGCTTCACGTTGGTGGGCCAGGGTGAAGGGCCGCAGCACCGTGGCAATGCGAGTGTCCAGCAGGCGGGTGACTTGCAGGCGCTCGCGGCGGCAGAGTGCGGACACCAGACCCAGCAAAGCCGATGTCGCCACCCCAGCCACCGAGGTACCAAAGGACAAGCCAAGACCTTTGATAGGTGCCGCAAGCGCCGCGCGAATGGCTTGCAGGTCGGCAGAGCCTTCCAAGGCAAAGACGGCGCCTTTGAAGGTCATGACCATGCCCAGAAAGGTGCCCAGCATGCCCAGCATGACCAATAGTCCAACAAGGTACGGGGTGAGCGATGGGCCGGGCAGGCCCACGCGCTCACCCTCAATGCGTGCGCGCACGCTGGGTTGCAAAGCCGCAGGGACGCGGCCCAACCATGCAGCCAGCGATTCCAGCGGTTCGCCCATGTCGGTGAGCGCCTGCCTCAAGGACTTGGTGCTTGCGCGGTAGCGGGACATTTCCCGCAGGCCGATGGCATATACCGCGCCAATGAGCAACGTCATGCACAGAGCCAGATAGCTGGTGCCTACAAAGCCCAGCGCAATCCAGCCCACAAAAACAGTCCCCGCGCCTATAGCGGCAGGGATGACGAAACGGTTCATATCTTGTGTCATGGTGTGTCAGGCCCCGGTCTGCCAAGCCTCTACCAGGCCGGCGACGGGTTCCAATCTAAAGTGCAGTTCCGCCACCAGGGCGTCTTGAAAATCTTGTTCGAAAGTGGCCATGGAGAGCGCGGCATCCTGGCGATAACGGTGAAAACGCCGCTCCAGCAGTGCGGAGAGCTTGGCCAGCAGTGCCTGGGCGCGTTCACCCAGCATGTCTTCCAGGGTGGTGTCCATCAGGGCCAATTGGCTCAGGCGGGGGCTGGTGCGGGCGAGCACTTCGCGGCAATGCTGGCGGAACGGGCCTATGCGCAAGTCCATGCGGCGTTGGATGTCCAGGTAGCGCTGGCGGTAGCTGCCGTAGTCCTCATCTTCCGCCGGTTCGGGCGCCGCTTGGGCAATGCCCGCTACGCGCACCTGCGCAGGCACCGGCCGCACCGGCGCTTGCCGGATGAATCCGGTCAAGTCATCACGCAGTTGTTGCAATGCCTGGCTCAGGTCGGGCTCTTGAGCGGTACGGGGTGCCGCTGCCTTGGTGGCCTTGGTGATGGCGGGCAAGGCGCCACGCAATGCAATGGCATCCAGTGGCCCCAGCCACGCGCTCCAATGGAGTGCCCAGTCCGGCCGGGTGGGGCGGACTTCTATCGCACTCCAGGTTTCCAACAGACCGATGAGCCCCGGCGTTCCGGAACTCAAGGCCATCACACGTCGATGTTGCCGGCGCGCAAGGCGTTGGTTTCAATGAAATCGCGGCGGGGTTCGACTTCGTCACCCATCAGCATGGTGAACACGCGGTCGGCTTCAATGGCGTCGTCGATCTGGACGCGCAGCAGACGGCGCACGGTCGGGTCCATGGTGGTTTCCCACAGTTGTTCAGGGTTCATTTCACCCAAGCCTTTGTAGCGCTGGCGGCTGGAGGTGCGCTCGGCTTCTCCAATCAGCCAGGCCATGGCTTCGCGGAAGTCGGAGACCTTTTCTTCCTTCTGCTTCTCGCCTTCGCCGCGCATCACGCGGGCGCCTTCGCTCAGCAGACCGCGGAACGTGTTGGCAGCTTCGGCCAGGGCGGCGTAGTCGGCACCGTGCACAAAGTCCTGAGTGAGCACGCTGCTCTTCACGTTGCCGTGATGGCGGCGGCTGATACGCAAAATGGGCTTGTCAGTGCGGACATCGAATTCGCCGGCCACTTCGGCATCCGGCAACTTGGCTTGCAGGGCGGCAGCAGAGGCTTCGGCGTCAGCCACGGTGTCCAGTTTCAGGACGACACCGTCGGCCACGGAGCGCAGGGCCTCGGCGTCCATGAAGTTTTGAAGGCGGGCAATCACGGCCTGGGCCAATTGATGTTTACGGGCCAGCTCTGCCAGCGTGTCGCCACTCAAGGTGGTGCCGTTGGGTCCACCGGTGTAGACCGAGGCATTGACCAACGCGATGCGGAGCAAGTATCCGTCCAGTTCGGCCGGGCCTTGCAGGTAGAGCTCTTCTTTGCCGGATTTCACTTTGTACAGTGGGGGCTGGGCAATGTAGATGTGGCCGCGCTCCACCAGCTCGGGCATTTGGCGGTAAAAGAAGGTCAAGAGCAGCGTACGGATGTGGGCACCGTCCACGTCCGCGTCGGTCATGATGATGATGCGGTGGTAGCGCAGCTTGGCGACGTTGAAGTCGTCCCCACCGGTGCTGCCACCGGCCTTGCCGATACCGGTGCCCAGGGCGGTGATCAGCGTCAGGATTTCGTTGCTGGTCAGCAGCTTCTCGTAACGGGCTTTTTCCACGTTCAGGATCTTGCCGCGCAAGGGCAGGATGGCCTGGAACTTCCGGTCGCGACCTTGCTTGGCAGAGCCGCCGGCGGAGTCACCCTCAACGATGTAGATTTCGCACAGGGCCGGGTCTTTTTCCTGGCAGTCAGCCAGCTTGCCGGGCAGGCCCATGCCGTCGAGCACCCCTTTGCGGCGGGTCATGTCACGGGCTTTGCGGGCGGCTTCGCGTGCGCGGGCGGCTTCGATGATTTTGCCGACGATGATCTTGGCATCGTTCGGGCGCTCTTCCAGATAGTCGGCGAGCAGCTTGCCCACGATGTCCTCCACCGGACCGCGCACTTCGCTGGAGACCAGCTTGTCTTTGGTCTGGCTGGAGAACTTGGGCTCAGGCACTTTGACCGACAGCACGCAGCACAGGCCTTCGCGCATGTCGTCACCGGTAACTTCGACCTTGGCCTTCTTGGCCATTTCGTTTTGTTCGATGTATTTGCTGATGACGCGGGTCATCGCGGCGCGCAGGCCGGTCAAGTGGGTACCGCCGTCACGCTGGGGAATATTGTTGGTGAAGCACAGCACCTGCTCGTTGAAGCCGCTGTTCCATTGCATGGCCACTTCCACGCCGATGTTGGTGCCCTGGTCGCTCTGACGGTCGCCCATCGCGTGGAACACGTTGGGGTGCAAAACGGTCTTGCCCTTGTTGATGAAGTTCACAAAGCCCTGCACGCCACCGGCGCCAGCGAAGTCGTCTTCCTTGCCACTGCGCTCGTCCTTGAGGCGGATGCGCACGCCGTTGTTCAGGAAGCTGAGTTCGCGCAGGCGCTTGCTCAGGATTTCGTAGTGGAAGTCGTTGTTTTCCTTGAAGATTTCGGTGTCTGGCAGGAAGTGCACTTCGGTGCCACGCTTTTCGGTGTCGCCGATGATCTTCATGGGCGAGACTTCGATGCCGTTCTGCGTTTCGACGATGCGGTTTTGTACAAAGCCCTTGCTGAATTCCAGCGTGTGGACTTTGCCGTCACGACGGATGGTGAGGCGCAGCATTTTGGACAGCGCGTTTACGCAGGACACACCCACGCCGTGCAGACCACCGGACACCTTGTAGCTGTTCTGGTTGAACTTGCCGCCGGCGTGCAGTTCGGTCAGCGCGATTTCTGCGGCGGAGCGCTTGGGTTCGTGCTTGTCATCGAGCTTGATGCCGGTGGGGATGCCACGGCCGTTGTCGACCACGCTGATGGAATTGTCGGAATGGATGGTGACCAGAATGTCGTCGCAATGGCCCGCCAGCGATTCGTCGATGGAGTTATCCACCACCTCAAACACCAAGTGGTGCAAGCCGGTGCCGTCGGACGTGTCGCCGATGTACATGCCGGGGCGCTTGCGCACGGCTTCCAGGCCTTCAAGAATCTGGATAGAGCCTTCGCCATAGGCCTCGGTCGCACCGGCTTGGTTGGTGTCGATGGTGGGCTGGAAGTTGGAACTGTCGGCTCCGCCCTCGCCCGTGTGCACAGCGCCATCAGCGTTTTCAGGGGTGGAAACCGACTTGTTTTCTTCAGTCATGGCTAGCTTCTCTTCGAAAAATCTCAAACTCTTGAATGACCAAACCCCCGGTGAGCGGGGGTTTGATTGCGCGGGGAGCTACTATTTTTGTAGCATCAGATTCTCATGGGCATCACGACGTATTTGAAGGTCGTGTTGTCGGGAATGGTGATCAGGGCCGAACTATTGCCGTCGGATAGCTCCACTTTCACCATGTCCTGGCTCATATTGCTCAGGGCATCGATTAGGTAGGTCACGTTGAAGCCGATCTCAATGCTGTCGCCGCCGTAGTCGATGTCCAACTCGTCCACCGCTTCTTCCTGCTCGGCGTTGTTGGACGCTACGCGCAGGCTGCCGGGATCAATGTTCAGGCGCACGCCCTTGAACTTGTCGCTGGTCAGAATGGCGGTGCGTTGCAGCGTTTTGAGCAACGCTTCGCGGCCCAGGGTGATGCTGTTCTTGTGGTTCTTGGGGATGACGCGGTTGTAGTCTGGGAACTTGCCTTCGACCAGCTTGGTCACGAATTCCATGCCGTCGAAAGTGAATTTGGCCTGGTTGTTGGCGAATTGCATCTCAATGGCGCCTTCGGCGTCAGACAACAAGCGTTGCAATTCGATGACCGTTTTGCGGGGCAGGATGACTTCCTGCTTAGGCACTTCCACATCGAGCGTGGCAGAGGCGAATGCCAGGCGGTGGCCATCGGTGGCAACCAGGCTGAGTTGCTTGCCTTCGGCGACAAACAGAATGCCGTTGAGGTAGTAGCGGATGTCGTGGACTGCCATGGCGAAGGACACCTGGCTCAGAAGGTCCTTCAGGGTTTTTTGCGGCACGCTGAACACGGGGCCGAAGCTGGCGCTTTCCTGCACCAGCGGGAAGTCCTCTGCTTGCATGGTCTGGAGCGTGAACTTGCTCTTGCCGCCTTTGAGGATGATTTTGCTTTGGCTGGATTCCAGAGACACCGTCTGGTCACCGGGCATGGTGCGCAATATGTCGATCAGCTTGCGCGCTCCGATGGTGGTGGTGAAGTTGCCGGTGTCACCGCCCAGTTCCGCAGTGGTACGGATTTGAATTTCGAGGTCGCTGGTGGTGAGTTGAAGGGAGGTTCCGGTCTTGCGCAACAGCACGTTGGCAAGAATGGGCAAGGTGTGGCGGCGTTCGACAATACCGGCCACCGATTGCAGAACCGATAAGACCTTGTCTTGCGTTGCCTTCAATACGATCATGTCAACCTCTTTGTGAAACTCTGCCAAACATTCAATCCTGCCATTTTCCCTGTTTTTTCAGTGAGTTACGGGGGTAGGCGCTTGTTTTTGCTGTTAACCCTTCAGGGTTTGCTCCAGAACGTGTAACTGTTGGTTCAGTTCAGTGAGCTGCTGGCGTTCACCGCCGATTTTGCGCACTGCATGCAGCACCGTGGTGTGGTCGCGCCCCCCGAACAACTCGCCGATTTCGGGCAGGCTCTTCTGGGTCAGCTCCTTGGCCAGATACATGGCGATCTGGCGCGGCCGGGCAATGCTGGCGGGACGTTTTTTGGAATACATGTCCGCGACCTTGATCTTGTAGTAGTCGGCCACCGTTTTTTGGATGTTTTCCACCGAAATCTGCCGGTTCTGGATGGACAGCAGGTCGCGCAGGGCTTCCCGGGCCAGCTGGATGGAGATTTCCTTTTGGTTGAAGCGCGAATACGCCAGGATTTTGCGCAGTGCGCCTTCGAGCTCACGGACGTTGGAGCGCACGTTCTTGGCCACGAAAAAGGCCACTTCTTCGGGCATTTCAGAGCCCTCGGCATGCGCCTTGTTGATCAGAATCGCCACCCGCATTTCCAGCTCCGGTGGCTCGATGGCCACGGTCAGGCCGGAGTCGAAACGGGAGACCAAGCGCTCGTGAATGTCGGCCAGGCCCTTGGGGTAGGTGTCGCTGGTCATCACGATGTGGGACTTCTTGGCCAGCAAGGCCTCAAAAGCATTGAAGAACTCTTCCTGGGTGCGGTCTTTGTTGGCAAAGAATTGCACATCGTCAATCAACAGCAGGTCCAGGGAGTGATAACGCTCCTTGAATTCGTCAAAAGTTTTGCGTTGGTAGGCCTTCACCACGTCCGACACAAATTGTTCTGCATGTATGTAAAGCACCTTGGATCCGGGTTTATCCACAAGCAGTCTGTTACCTACCGCATGCATCAAGTGGGTCTTGCCCAAGCCCACGCCGCCGTAGATAAACAAGGGGTTGTACAGGTGGCCGGGCATGGTAGCCACGTGCATGGCGGCGGCGCGCGCCATGCGGTTCGCGGTGCCTTCGACCAGACTCTCAAAAGTCAACATGCTGTTGAGCCGGCTCTTGGGTCCGCTGGCCACGCGGTCCTCGCCGACTTCCACTTCCTCAATGGCGGCGGGCACTTCTGCGGCACGGGGTGCCATGGCCGGACGCACGGGTGCTTCACGCGGAGTGATCACTAACTCTACGGAAACGGCTTGTCCGTAAAGCTTCTCCAGCATTCCCGCAATGCGCTGGCTGTATTGTGCGCGTACCCAATCCAGCTTGAAGCGGTTAGCCACAAAAACGGTAATTTTGGACATGTCCTCGTGAACGAGGGCCGTTAGCGGCTTGATCCAGGTGTTGAATTGCTGCTCGGGAAGTTCTTGTGCGAGTTGGTCTACGCAGCTTTGCCAAAGGCTTTGCCCGAGTTCAAAATTGGAGCCGTCGTGGGAGTTGGGATGGGAGCCCTGGGTCATTGTGCGGGTCAGCTTCTGTGGATAGTTGTTGTTTGCTGCGAAGCGGATTCTAATTTATCAATACTTTATCCACATTCCGCTGACCGCGTTGCACAGTTCGTGCAAAAGAATCTGATTCGTCCCTAAGGTGTTGCCCTGATTAATAAAGTTTGCGATAATCCGCGGTTCCCCTGATTGTGTTCGGGGCGATAAGACCGAAATCTGCGCTGTTAGGCCGTTGGTGGAATGCATCGATGGGTCGCGCAGATACCCACAGAGCCTGTTAGGAAAATTTCATGAAACGCACATACCAACCCTCCAAAATCCGTCGCGCACGTACCCACGGTTTCCTGGTCCGCATGAAGACACGCGGCGGCCGCGCTGTGATCAACGCACGCCGCGCCAAGGGCCGCAAGCGTCTGGCTGTCTAAGACGGCTTCGCTAACCAAAGCTTCCGGCTTTTGGTGAACGCGGAACCGCAAACCGGCAGACCGCCTGCCGTCAAGCGCCTTCAAACGCGCGCCCAGTTCCAAGCGGCTCTGGGTGGCACTACGGTTTCGAAAACAGCGCACTTTGCTTTGCATTGCTGCGCTGTTGGTGTTTCTGTGCCTGAAGAAGCTGTGCCGGTGTTTCCCGTGTCCGGGATCTGGCTGGGTGCCATGGTGCCCAAGCGTTGGGCCAAACGTGCTGTAACGCGTAACACCATCAAGCGGCAGGTGTACCACTTGGGCGTCGAGTTTGCTCCGGTGCTCAAGGAAAAAGCGCACCTCATCCGCTTACGCCGGGACTTTGACCGCAAGCAATTCGTGAGTGCCACTTCTGATGCGCTCAAGGCTGCGGTCCGGCAGGAATTGCTGGATCTGTTCGGTCAAGTTGTTGGCGCCCCTCCCTCACGCAGGCCAGCTCCTCTCCCGGAGTCCCAGGCATGATTCGGGGGCTGCTGATAGGTCTGATCAAAGGCTATCGTTTGTTGTTGAGCCCCTGGTTGGGCTCTGCGTGCCGTTTTAACCCCACATGTTCTGTGTACGCCTTGCAAGCTCTTGAGCGACACGGTGCGACAATAGGCAGCTATTTGATGGTTGCGCGTCTCGCGCGCTGTCACCCGTGGTGCGCGGGTGGGCACGATCCCGTGCCTGAGAATGCGCCGCGACTGTTCAGTCGCTTGATTCAATCCCCCTCTGAGAAGAAGTCTTCATGAACGATATTCGCCGCACCATTTTGTGGGTGATCTTTGGGTTCTCCATGGTTCTCTTGTGGGACCAGTGGCAGATCCACAATGGAAAGCAAGCCACTTTCTTCCCTAACCCTGCACAAAAAGCGGCCTCAGCTCCGGCTCCCGCGGTGAGTGCTTCGGCCGGCTTACCTGTTGCACCAGTGGCGGCAGGGCAGGCACCGGTCTCTACATCGGCTCCAGCCCTGGCGTCTGAGCGCTTTGAGGTCAGCACCGATGTGCTCAAACTGACGTTTGACACTCTGGGTGGTTCGCTGGTTCGTTCTGAATTCCTGCAGTACCTTGATTCCAACGACAAGTCCCGCAATTTCGTGTTGCTGGACGACACCAAAGACCGTTACTACCAAGCCCAGACTGGGTTGATCGGTGGCGCTGCGCCTGACAGCTTTCCGACCCATAAGTCGGTCATGGCAGTAAGTGGTGACAAGTCGCTCAAAGATGGGCAGGACGAGCTCAAGATTGTTTTCACCTCACAAGACACTGGTGGCATCAAGCTGGTGAAGACTTACACCTTGCGCCGTGGTGCATATGACATTGCGGTCAAGCACGAAGTCGTCAATACCGGTGCAACTGCACTGAACCCCCAGTTGTATTTGCAGCTGGTACGTGACGGCAACAAG
This window encodes:
- a CDS encoding RidA family protein is translated as MTVSPIQRINPAAQWSDAVVHNGTAYFVEVPESGTDITSQSQAVFAQAERTLALAGSDKSRLLIATIYLKHMADRAAFNAAWQAWLPEGCAPARVCVSAEMASPDYLLEIAFTAATA
- a CDS encoding DUF2894 domain-containing protein encodes the protein MTDASHAMPTLLERMRQLQVRPRTAIPRNGLNALKALNRSMQSSATGSENAAAAFSPAGAVELKSVQQFRQSWQRMKVQDQVEHALQQGPANAGPLNSHRLVLRTLGLMQDLSPAYLHHFMSHLDTMLQLDTMTLPQAAKPVKGGKRRLK
- a CDS encoding OmpA family protein — its product is MTDIDTMDDSGVDSAPVWATFGDLMAGLLGAFVLILVGVLVVQMDLVANLESEVKKRQQEEQRRMALEKALAIPLQSGRVTLNNGRIGISGSVLFAVNSDQLRSDGRQLLKSLVPPLQVYLGERDEMLMVSGFTDNIAVSGANRHFADNLELSAQRSLTVTRALIEEGMPASRVFAAAFGAQQPVASNQSESGRALNRRVEMAPVPKGTQAAHD
- a CDS encoding DUF3348 family protein, which encodes MSSGTPGLIGLLETWSAIEVRPTRPDWALHWSAWLGPLDAIALRGALPAITKATKAAAPRTAQEPDLSQALQQLRDDLTGFIRQAPVRPVPAQVRVAGIAQAAPEPAEDEDYGSYRQRYLDIQRRMDLRIGPFRQHCREVLARTSPRLSQLALMDTTLEDMLGERAQALLAKLSALLERRFHRYRQDAALSMATFEQDFQDALVAELHFRLEPVAGLVEAWQTGA
- the gyrB gene encoding DNA topoisomerase (ATP-hydrolyzing) subunit B produces the protein MTEENKSVSTPENADGAVHTGEGGADSSNFQPTIDTNQAGATEAYGEGSIQILEGLEAVRKRPGMYIGDTSDGTGLHHLVFEVVDNSIDESLAGHCDDILVTIHSDNSISVVDNGRGIPTGIKLDDKHEPKRSAAEIALTELHAGGKFNQNSYKVSGGLHGVGVSCVNALSKMLRLTIRRDGKVHTLEFSKGFVQNRIVETQNGIEVSPMKIIGDTEKRGTEVHFLPDTEIFKENNDFHYEILSKRLRELSFLNNGVRIRLKDERSGKEDDFAGAGGVQGFVNFINKGKTVLHPNVFHAMGDRQSDQGTNIGVEVAMQWNSGFNEQVLCFTNNIPQRDGGTHLTGLRAAMTRVISKYIEQNEMAKKAKVEVTGDDMREGLCCVLSVKVPEPKFSSQTKDKLVSSEVRGPVEDIVGKLLADYLEERPNDAKIIVGKIIEAARAREAARKARDMTRRKGVLDGMGLPGKLADCQEKDPALCEIYIVEGDSAGGSAKQGRDRKFQAILPLRGKILNVEKARYEKLLTSNEILTLITALGTGIGKAGGSTGGDDFNVAKLRYHRIIIMTDADVDGAHIRTLLLTFFYRQMPELVERGHIYIAQPPLYKVKSGKEELYLQGPAELDGYLLRIALVNASVYTGGPNGTTLSGDTLAELARKHQLAQAVIARLQNFMDAEALRSVADGVVLKLDTVADAEASAAALQAKLPDAEVAGEFDVRTDKPILRISRRHHGNVKSSVLTQDFVHGADYAALAEAANTFRGLLSEGARVMRGEGEKQKEEKVSDFREAMAWLIGEAERTSSRQRYKGLGEMNPEQLWETTMDPTVRRLLRVQIDDAIEADRVFTMLMGDEVEPRRDFIETNALRAGNIDV
- the dnaN gene encoding DNA polymerase III subunit beta, yielding MIVLKATQDKVLSVLQSVAGIVERRHTLPILANVLLRKTGTSLQLTTSDLEIQIRTTAELGGDTGNFTTTIGARKLIDILRTMPGDQTVSLESSQSKIILKGGKSKFTLQTMQAEDFPLVQESASFGPVFSVPQKTLKDLLSQVSFAMAVHDIRYYLNGILFVAEGKQLSLVATDGHRLAFASATLDVEVPKQEVILPRKTVIELQRLLSDAEGAIEMQFANNQAKFTFDGMEFVTKLVEGKFPDYNRVIPKNHKNSITLGREALLKTLQRTAILTSDKFKGVRLNIDPGSLRVASNNAEQEEAVDELDIDYGGDSIEIGFNVTYLIDALSNMSQDMVKVELSDGNSSALITIPDNTTFKYVVMPMRI
- the dnaA gene encoding chromosomal replication initiator protein DnaA, whose product is MTQGSHPNSHDGSNFELGQSLWQSCVDQLAQELPEQQFNTWIKPLTALVHEDMSKITVFVANRFKLDWVRAQYSQRIAGMLEKLYGQAVSVELVITPREAPVRPAMAPRAAEVPAAIEEVEVGEDRVASGPKSRLNSMLTFESLVEGTANRMARAAAMHVATMPGHLYNPLFIYGGVGLGKTHLMHAVGNRLLVDKPGSKVLYIHAEQFVSDVVKAYQRKTFDEFKERYHSLDLLLIDDVQFFANKDRTQEEFFNAFEALLAKKSHIVMTSDTYPKGLADIHERLVSRFDSGLTVAIEPPELEMRVAILINKAHAEGSEMPEEVAFFVAKNVRSNVRELEGALRKILAYSRFNQKEISIQLAREALRDLLSIQNRQISVENIQKTVADYYKIKVADMYSKKRPASIARPRQIAMYLAKELTQKSLPEIGELFGGRDHTTVLHAVRKIGGERQQLTELNQQLHVLEQTLKG
- the rpmH gene encoding 50S ribosomal protein L34, with protein sequence MKRTYQPSKIRRARTHGFLVRMKTRGGRAVINARRAKGRKRLAV
- a CDS encoding ribonuclease P protein component — encoded protein: MNAEPQTGRPPAVKRLQTRAQFQAALGGTTVSKTAHFALHCCAVGVSVPEEAVPVFPVSGIWLGAMVPKRWAKRAVTRNTIKRQVYHLGVEFAPVLKEKAHLIRLRRDFDRKQFVSATSDALKAAVRQELLDLFGQVVGAPPSRRPAPLPESQA
- the yidD gene encoding membrane protein insertion efficiency factor YidD, which encodes MIRGLLIGLIKGYRLLLSPWLGSACRFNPTCSVYALQALERHGATIGSYLMVARLARCHPWCAGGHDPVPENAPRLFSRLIQSPSEKKSS